From the genome of Spinacia oleracea cultivar Varoflay chromosome 2, BTI_SOV_V1, whole genome shotgun sequence, one region includes:
- the LOC130467856 gene encoding 60S ribosomal protein L17-2-like, which yields MGKYSQEPVNPTKSCKARGSDLRCHFKNTRETAFALRKMPLGKAKRYLEDVLAHKQAIPFRRFCRGVGRTAQAKNRHSNGQGRWPVKSANFVLDLLKNAESNAEMKGLEVDSLYISHIQVNQAQKQRRRTYRAHGRINPYMSHPCHIELTLSEKEEAVRKEPESQLATSK from the exons ATG GGGAAGTATTCACAAGAACCAGTAAACCCCACCAAGT CTTGCAAGGCGAGAGGCTCGGATCTCAGATGTCATTTCAAG AATACAAGAGAAACTGCCTTTGCACTCCGGAAAATGCCTCTAGGCAAAGCTAAAAGGTACTTGGAGGATGTCCTTGCCCACAAGCAAGCAATCCCATTCCGTCGTTTTTGTAGAGGAGTTGGGCGAACTGCTCAGGCAAAAAACCGTCATTCAAATGGACAAGGACGTTGGCCTGTTAAGTCTGCCAACTTTGTTTTGGACTTGCTGAAAAATGCTGAGAGTAACGCTGAA ATGAAAGGTCTAGAAGTCGATTCCCTCTACATCTCACACATTCAGGTGAACCAAGCTCAAAAGCAGAGACGCCGCACATACCGTGCTCATGGAAGAATCAATC CTTACATGTCACATCCATGCCATATTGAGCTAACCTTGTCAGAAAAGGAAGAAGCAGTGAGGAAAGAG CCTGAGTCTCAGTTGGCCACCAGCAAGTAG